One Spodoptera frugiperda isolate SF20-4 chromosome 10, AGI-APGP_CSIRO_Sfru_2.0, whole genome shotgun sequence genomic region harbors:
- the LOC126911170 gene encoding cyclin-dependent kinase 11A-like codes for MGLVDYDFTTIMQTKHSNKQLFSVEHVKCLMTKLLLKVVQHLHDHHVMHRDLKTSNILLSNKGVLKVADFGMVREYEFHPQQYTPAVVTRWYREPEILLLVKEYSSPVDIWSIDCIFAELIKLRPLFPDNLLITLRPLFLGNSKCDQIFRIFEGLGTPTDTTWPGYSELPVGKITFKNHPTGRLRETMNNRLSDDGLSLLQDFLLYDQAARVTADAALNHPYFEEEPVAMEPAMFLPSLWAEYVEQNSNSDTGEDTQ; via the exons ATGGGGCTTGTTGACTATGACTTTACAACTATTATGCAGACAAAGCATAGCAACAAGCAATTATTTTCTGTAGAACACGTGAAATGCCTAATGACGAAGTTGTTGTTGAAGGTGGTACAACACCTTCATGACCATCACGTGATGCATCGTGACCTCAAAACAAGCAATATCTTGCTATCCAACAAAGGTGTACTGAAAGTGGCAGATTTCGGGATGGTCCGGGAATATGAATTCCATCCTCAGCAATATACGCCAGCCGTAGTTACGCGCTGGTACCGTGAGCCTGAAATACTACTGCTGGTGAAAGAATACTCCTCTCCTGTCGACATTTGGAGTATCGATTGCATCTTCGCGGAATTGATTAAATTGCGGCCATTGTTTCCCG ACAATCTCTTGATAACATTGCGACCACTGTTTCTTGGAAATTCTAAATGTGATCAGATATTCAGAATCTTCGAGGGTTTGGGAACACCTACAGACACAACTTGGCCCGGCTACAGTGAATTACCTGTAGGTAAAATAACGTTTAAAAATCATCCAACAGGCCGACTGCGGGAAACAATGAATAATCGACTTTCAGACGATGGGCTATCCTTACTGCAAGACTTTTTGCTGTATGATCAAGCGGCAAGAGTGACAGCAGACGCCGCTTTGAATCATCCGTATTTCGAAGAAGAGCCGGTGGCGATGGAGCCCGCCATGTTCCTGCCATCGCTGTGGGCAGAGTACGTCGAGCAGAACT